aatttttaataattttttttttatattttaaataaattaaaatattattttaataaataaaattataatatgtaatattatatattataatatttttattataaatattattttttaatttaaaattaaattaaaatttaataaaattaaaattaaaaaataaataataaaaaaatttaagaaaagttggatGCTAGTATAAGTAGCGTCtaactttttttaaaatttttaataatttattttatattttaaataaattaaaatattattttaataaataaaattataatatgtaacattatatattataatatttttaattgtaaatattatttttttaatttaaaatttaataaaattaaaattaaaaaataaataattaaaaagtttaaaaaatgttGGATGCAgtctaatttttttataattattttattttatatttttattataattttttaatattttttatttttttaatttatttaaaacataaaataaaataattaaaaaatattataatatataatattaattattataattttatttattaaaataatatttttaatttatttaaaatataaaataaaataattaaaaatttaaaaaaaagttgAACGCTACTATAAGTATAAGTAGCGTTcaacttttctcaaaattttttaattatttattttttaatttttaattttattaaattttaatttaattttaaattaaaaaataatatttataataaaaatattataatatataatgttacatattataattttatttattaaaataatattttaatttatttaaaatataaaataaaattattaaaaatttaaaaaaaagttagacgctactataagtagcgtccaacttttcttaaattattttaattatttattttgtaattttaattttattaaattttaatttaattttaaattaaaaaataatatttataataaaaatattataatatataattttacatattataatttttttattaaaataatattttaatttatttaaaatataaaataaaattattaaaaattaaaaaaaaaagttgaacgTTACTCACagtagcgtccaatttttcttaaattcttttaattatttattttttaattttaattttttattttattaaattttaatttaattttaaattaaaaaataatatttataataaaaatattataatatataatattacatattataattttatttattaaaataatatttatattttatttaaaatataaaataaaattattaaaaattaaaaaaaaaaaggttggacgCTACAACCTTTAAACTTGAGAGCTGGacactattttgaatagcgtccaaCTCTCCTTTCACATTTTTGACGCGgatgctattttgaatagcgtccggaCCTTAAAAATGCTATTATAGTTAGCGTCCCACACTCACTTCGTCCAACTCAGCATAATTCACcactttttaataattaattttaaagtcaccatttttctatattttgtattttttattacacCTTTTTTGTCATTTGCCCTATATAAATGCTTCTAGCCCTTAGTTCATCGGACAGCATAGCCAGAGTTTCCTCTTCAGAAAGCAGCTGCTTCAGAGAGAAAGAGTACCTAGCATATTAGCTGGCTAGAGATGGCCTTGCACCTGACATGGGACTTCATTTTTGGTGTTTTAGGTACAAGTTTATGAAGTCCCTCAACTCCTTTTTGCTTTGCTTCTCTAACTTCTTTTCTATTCAATCACTAAACTAATTTGCACTCTGGTTTCGTGTCTTCTTTTTTGCTTAATGGTGTAGCTAACATCATCTCCGCCATGGTTTGCCTTGCTCCTCTGTAAGTCTTTTCCGGCAAAATTTTGTCTCTAGTTTTACTAGCTAGCTTCCGTACGCGCTTCCTCATTTACTTTTATACACTGTCACAGTCCAActttttaccaaattttcaagaagaaaacaaGTGAAGGATTCCAGTCCATTCCATATGTGATTGCACTGTTTAGTGCTATGCTGTGGTTGTTCTATGCAATTTTTGATGACGATTCCACGCTTCTCATCACCATCAACTCCTTCACATTCTTCATGGAGATTGGCTACATTACTGTGTACCTTATCTATGCCACAAAGAACGACAGGGTCTGTAACACTAATTAATTTCCCTGATTTAAGAACCTTTATTAAGTGGATATATTTAACTCATGATGATACTGAAATTAACAATTTTGGTGCAGATGTTCACTACAAAACTTCTCCTCTTCTTCAATGTTTTTGGGTTCGGAATTATCTGCATCTTAACTCTGTCCCTAACACATGGCCGAGAGCGTGTTGATGTTCTTGGATGGATTTGTATGATATTTGCTTTATGCGTGTTTGTTGCACCTATGTGCATCGTGGTGAGAATGCCACTCTGCGAATTTCAACTCCtgctatatatatacatatgttcAAGAAAATGATATTTTCCATTTTTCCTtcccatatatatatagttggactTCCGTCCTTAACAGTTCTCTCAGActggaaaattattattattatttttttgttttatCTTTTCTTCACTTTTTTTTTGCAGAGAAAAGTGATAAAAACCAAGAGCGTCGAGTTCATGCCATTTTCTTTATCATTCTTCCTCACCTTGACTGCAGTCATGTGGTTCTTCTATGGTTTTCTAAAGAAAGACCTTTATGTTGCCGTAAGTTAACTGTGCAATATGTATACATGCATCATCATGCATGTACATCTATCTTCATTCCACTAACTTTTTTACTTTTAGTATTGTTTCTTTCCCATTAATTATCAACAAGAAACTTTTTCTTCCCCTTTGATTAACTTCCActtgcattttatttttcttttcatggaCAGGTTCCAAATATATTGGGCTTTCTCTTCGGCCTTGCCCAGATGATGCTTTATTTTATCTACAGGAAGCCCAAGAAATTACCTGTGCAGGAGCCAAAACTTCGCGAATTGTCTGGACACATCGTTGACGTTGCGAAGCTAGGTGCAACCCTCTGCTACGATATAAACACAGTTGTGGTTCCACTACCAAAAGATGATGTAAATAATGTTGAAGATCAAAAAGTTAAGGAAGAGGCGGAGAAAACCAAGCAGGATTCAGATGTGGCTGACAAAGTTTAACCTCGAAATGGACATGTTCTTTTTCTTCGGAGATTATTCAGTGCGCCTGCCCCTCCTGCACATGCAACTCTCTCACATTTATGTGGGTCCACTCTTCTTCATTTGTAAAGGGCACACATATTTATGAGTGAAAGAGCATTACACCACCCGATGTATAAAATAATTTGCCCTTTTCTTTTACATGTAACGGTTTGAGTGGTCGTGCCATGTCCAGTGTAAAGCTACAAGCATGTCAAAAATCTTCTTAGAACGCATGTTATGTTAAATTCTAGTTAATAAATCAATATTTTTCAAActtaataagtttttttttttctagtgaaTTTACATTGATTgttaaatgagcatttattgatATTATGCTGTAGGAAATAACTATTCAACTAATGATTTTAATCAATTTCGATTCAGTTCTAACTTTGATTAAATCTAACGAatgattttttaatatatatatatatattaaattgatctgatttaaaattaaatcaagaaatttcgatttgatttaatattaattttaattaattcaattttaactgatttttattcaattttaatttaaaatcaacATGCAGCCGAATCTAGAGTTATATGTATAAACAAATAAAAACTAATCCTAACCTAAAATATCAAACTTAGGACTATAAAAAAATTagaacaataattttttttaattaaataattcaagcTTAATGGAAGGATGAATGACAAAAAAATCCCAACACCTTTTGTCTTTTTTAAAGTTTTCGATTAATAATGCATGtactttttttatcattttataatACAAGACGTCAAAACTTATATCTCCATAATTCTTTTTCTCCTGAATTAGTGGACCAAGTATTTCCGTCTTTGTTTAgaacaaaaaaattataatttaattgaggTTGAATTCATGCCGCTTGATCAATTTTCGATATGTATAATTTGTGCAATGTTTTTAAATTCTTTCCCTTTTctccctttcttttctttccattgTGAGCCCTTTGGGtgtcaataaatatttttattgatgGTTATTTCTCCCTCAATTTCCTtttcatgttttttttttaatatttattttaaaattttcttaataatttatatatatatatatacccttttGGAATAAATATGTTTGGTATTGATAGATTTGAATTTTATCTTATCATTCAGGAGAATTTATTGTCTCGTCTTATGTAAGAATTTATTATTTTCTCCTTTTCAATAACTTGCTATTTCCTTGATTgcgaggattttttttttttagttatagaattattaggtgtttttctttgttatttggtagaaaagtaaaaaaaaaaaaaagtacataTTTTCTCTTCATGAGAATACCAAATTTGATGATTTCCAAATTAGATTTGTAGAAAGATTATGGAATCAAAAGTTGGCAAATTACCATGGAGTATAATATACTTTTTACCGAATGACCAATTTAAATACTCTATTAATATAATAAGGTAATTgctattatattttgtataaatgaTTTATCTTAATATCTTTTGATAAAATTGTAGTGGTATAAAATATTGTATTTCAGATttgttttatcttttattttcttaaaataaactTAGTGTAACGGTTTTGAAATAATTTAGAATAAGAAAGTATATATATGTGATTGAGGTGGAATTGGAGTGAAAGATATGCCAAGTAATCCTTGTCATGTGAATAACGTAACCTTTGAAATGATAATTGGATACTTGAAAAAGAAAATTGCTTTATGACGTCTCTAAACCATGGGAGATCAGATCAGAGGAAGTCATGCATATAATTGTGTGATTGACGACGTCcatgattgaaaaattaaagagagaTAACGAATTAGTGTTGTTCCGTGATATGAATGTCAAAACTTCACTATTTTGCATGATATCATGTACAAAAAAATGGtagctttttttatttttatcgtcCAAGTGGCCATTTATTGGAGGACTTAGCCAAAGATGAGAGACAAAAAGTAGGGATGAGTTCACCAATTTGTCACATTATTGACCCACAAATCTGCGGGTATGCATCTTTTTCTTTATATATTGTTTTGAGATGAATTTAATTTGCTGATGATTGGTGACGCCTGACGATTTCTGATCTTAGATTTAAATGCTGGCTGCCAATCTTTCAGCCTAAAAGCAAGGCTTTTGATTAGAGCATGTAGCATTAGTGCATGGCTAATGTCGATCGCGAACATTATTAATGCCAAACATCAATACTTTCGCGCAGACTACTACTTGACATAAAAATCAAAGCTGCATGTGCTTcttgtttttttatttatttttttaaggatAGGATTGATGAGGCGGAGCAAAGGGAGTGGCAAATTTTGCAACGTACCCGATGCTTTTATAGTCTTCCTTTTGCATATTTATGCTTGAATCTTATCATTGATTTAGTTTATGGATTTTCTCAattaatatgaaaattaaaagtaTTACTCCCTTTCGTTCTGTAAAGATAGACTTactttttgttcaattttttttaataaatgcaAATACGGAGTCATCAAAATTCATTTAATCACTAAGTATAGAAAATTATTCATTTAAAGCTTTTACACcaggattaaaaaaataatttgatgaCCTCaagtttataaaagaaaaaatagtaataattgattaaaatacttttttatttaattaatattaagaattgtgataaaaaaaaatagtaaagtTAAAATGAATAATATATTAATGCTTACTTAACTTTCTAAAAAGACAAATAAAgcaagataaaaaaaattttaaaatatcacttGAGATGGGACAAAGAGAatacaattttaataataaatgcaCCTCACTAATATATGGGAAAATGTATTTatcattaaaattgtaatttccaTACTAGTGGAATATATTACATAAATCTTAATGGGTGTAAGTAGTACATTAAAAAAATCTTAATGCATTTTTACACTCATTGAAAACAATTGTAATACAATCGTATTTTATtgtcttatattttaaaattagtaGTCGCTCAAGATaagattaacttttttttttttaatatgcaatacatacccaaattttattataaaaaaaaaaaaacctttttggCACCCTAAATTCATAAAAGTCCCATGACATACCTGTAAAATAGAATTAAAACATCTTTAAAATCTCACGTATATTCCAATCACGCTAACTTAGCAATCTGCTGATTAAGATCTaaatggtattttaattttacttttagaAGTTAAGATATATTATgagacattttaaaaatttacacCGTTAcaagatttttttaataaaatttaggaTTCAACTTATgtatttagctttttttttttaagatttatagttgttattcccttttctacttttatttgttgTTTTTACTCAATAATTAAAAAACAATTATATCacctaatttataataaaaaatactccttaatttaattaaattattcattATTTCACCTAATTAGGAGGTGGTGATAAAATGagttttggaaaattatataaataattattgtgtttaataaaaaaaaaaggataaaattgaaaaaaaaaattaatactcctaaaaatataaataattatgaataaaataatttttaaaaaatgaaaaataaaagtaaaCTAAGAGAAGAATTTATAATTTACTCTTTGTTTGAGTTCCTTAACACTACAAAAAACAATAAGTTTTTGTAACCGATTATTATAGCTGACTAAAATCAATTGCTATTAGCAATAAATTTTACAACTGATTTGTAATTTCagttttttttagtaaaataattaatttaaaattgaaattatttttagtaaaataattaatttaaaaaaaaaaattagcaactGATTAAGAAATCAATTACTAAAATCTGTTGCTAATAGTATCCGATTTTAAAATTTGTTGCTAACAGCAATCGATTTATGGAATCAGttgctaaattaaaaaattattttaattagctcCAGAGTTAGTAATTGATTTGCAATTGGTTACAAAAATTAGCCACCGATTTGTAATCGATTGCTAGAATCGGTTGTTAACCGATTCTTTGTAGGTTGCTAATAACAACTGATTTTTGTAACCGATTATAAAATCAATAACTAAATTTTTTCCTCTAaaaatttttgctaattttttatttctttttatgaaTTGCAACCGATTTGTGAATCGGTTGCTAAGAGCAATTGATTTTTacaaactgatttttcccccaaaAAACTTtcgattaatttttttattttctatttttgatTTACAACCGATTTGTCAATCGGTTACTAATAGCAATCGATTAAAATCGATTGTTATTAGCaactaattttttttctctaaaaattCCAGccaaatttttgttttttttttatttgcaactaATTTGTGAATTGATTGCTAATAGCAGCTAATTTTTAAAACTAattaaaatcgattgctattagcaatcaattttgCAATAGAGTTTTTCCccccaaaaaattttcacctaatttttttttttttattttgatttacaaCCATTTGCCTGTAAACCAATTGAAATCTGTTACTATTAATAACTGATTTTGCATTCAATTGTGAAtcgattataaaattttttcctaaaaaattctagtctaatttttaaaagaaattagcaactgACAATCGGTTGCTAATTTACTTATATAAACTACTACTTATTTTCTTTCTCATTACTCattttttctctcttccttccattttattcatcttctttttcattctcatcttttcttttctaacatatttttttaatcattttttttttcatctattttcttcatcattttttttatctattttcttcttcatctttttctttatcatatatttttttttatcatctttttttttctcatctattttctttatcatatttttctttcttattttttttccttcgtcatcttctttttctttttatcttttttatttagtttatttttttgcataaaataaaaatttttatacaaatatatttttgttagtaaattatttgtagtattaatttttagtatttttttgttataatatatatatatatatatatatatatatatatatatatatatatatgtgtgtgttaatttttttagtaaattgtattataaatatgttcttatatttatttttttataatatttttatattaatttttgtactaattttcattaataatttattattttagtaattttgaaaatttatttattgggattttttattttttatttattttttttataattttttaaaaatagcaaCCGATTTGTAGGTTGCTAAATTAGTTTCAAATAACAActgatttataaaattaaaagacaTCAAATTTTTTATAGCTGATTATGTTTTTATTGCTAATTAGCAACTGATTGCGGTTATTAAATCAGTTGTTATAAACCGAAATCGGTTGCTACGAGTAACTGATAGTTTTTTACCGAAAATTTTATTCTTTtaggtttaattaatttagtaaccGATTTGATTGTCGATTGCTATTTGTAATTGATTTGATTGTcggtttttaaatttaattaattagtaaatagaaAATTATGATGCAATGCTTCCCAAATAAAAGGTTACCTTTATAGATGCATTaattttacaattatttataCACTTTTTTGAGGGGCCATGGAGATATATATTTATCCTAACATAAAGGAAAGAGATGCTGTTGAAGCAGAGAGATAGAGAGGCCATGGGGGGCCATTTGTGAGAGATGAGTTGAACAAGTTGGCAGAATTTTTTTGTTATCTATCTTTGTGTCTTTAGATTGTGGATGCATATGACAGGAGAACATTAGTAGCATGGTAGAAAATTTGTCATTTTGTTTGCAAAAGCAAGCTAATCATCTGCAT
Above is a genomic segment from Hevea brasiliensis isolate MT/VB/25A 57/8 chromosome 17, ASM3005281v1, whole genome shotgun sequence containing:
- the LOC110645495 gene encoding bidirectional sugar transporter SWEET10 encodes the protein MALHLTWDFIFGVLANIISAMVCLAPLPTFYQIFKKKTSEGFQSIPYVIALFSAMLWLFYAIFDDDSTLLITINSFTFFMEIGYITVYLIYATKNDRMFTTKLLLFFNVFGFGIICILTLSLTHGRERVDVLGWICMIFALCVFVAPMCIVRKVIKTKSVEFMPFSLSFFLTLTAVMWFFYGFLKKDLYVAVPNILGFLFGLAQMMLYFIYRKPKKLPVQEPKLRELSGHIVDVAKLGATLCYDINTVVVPLPKDDVNNVEDQKVKEEAEKTKQDSDVADKV